One region of Mycobacterium riyadhense genomic DNA includes:
- a CDS encoding VOC family protein — protein sequence MAINVEPAVIPHLVVGDAAAAIDFYVKAFGAEELGRVPGPDGKLIHAAVRINGFTVMLNDDFPEMCGGKSMTPRSLGGTPVTIHLTVTDVDAKFQRALDAGATVVAALEDQFWGDRYGVLEDPFGHHWSLGQPVREVSMEEIQAAMAAQASS from the coding sequence ATGGCGATCAACGTCGAACCCGCAGTGATCCCCCACCTCGTCGTTGGCGACGCCGCCGCCGCCATCGACTTCTACGTCAAGGCGTTCGGCGCTGAGGAACTGGGGCGGGTGCCCGGTCCCGATGGCAAGCTGATCCACGCCGCGGTGCGCATCAACGGCTTCACAGTCATGCTCAACGACGACTTCCCCGAGATGTGCGGCGGCAAGTCGATGACTCCGCGGTCGTTGGGCGGAACTCCAGTCACCATCCACCTGACGGTCACTGACGTCGACGCGAAGTTCCAGCGTGCCCTGGACGCCGGCGCCACCGTGGTGGCGGCGTTGGAGGACCAGTTCTGGGGCGACCGCTACGGGGTGCTCGAAGATCCGTTCGGCCACCACTGGTCGTTGGGACAGCCGGTGCGCGAGGTCAGCATGGAGGAAATCCAAGCGGCCATGGCTGCGCAGGCCAGCAGCTAA